Proteins from one Listeria weihenstephanensis genomic window:
- a CDS encoding nitric oxide synthase oxygenase gives MNAEEAVEFITKAYTELTKDAAELQNRIDVVRGEIAQTGTYTHTLEELTIGAKMAWRNSNRCVGRLFWDRIQVVDARAAGTVSEIRDALFEHIRKATNGGQIRPFITIFKPGSDGPRIWNHQLIRYAGYASENGDIIGDPASVSFTEVCEGLGWRGAHTEFDILPLVIQESADAKPTVIEIPSELVLEVPIAHPDFPQVAELGLRWYAVPIISEMKLEIGGITYQAAPFNGWYMETEIGARNFADEGRYNKLAAVAEKLGLNTKRLDSLWKDRALVELNVAVLDSYHKAKVQIVDHHTAARQFGQFETNEQAAGREVTGEWAWLIPPVSPATTHMFHQRYPNKIVKPNFFYQDAPFERTEITPVKRGGCPFH, from the coding sequence ATGAACGCAGAAGAGGCAGTGGAATTCATAACAAAAGCTTACACAGAGTTAACGAAGGATGCGGCGGAACTCCAGAATCGTATCGACGTGGTGCGAGGAGAAATCGCGCAAACTGGTACATACACACATACATTGGAAGAATTAACGATCGGCGCAAAAATGGCGTGGCGCAATAGTAACCGTTGTGTTGGCAGGCTTTTCTGGGATCGCATCCAAGTCGTTGATGCTCGCGCGGCGGGGACTGTATCGGAAATTCGCGATGCCCTTTTTGAGCATATCCGAAAAGCAACGAACGGCGGTCAAATCAGGCCTTTCATCACGATTTTTAAACCAGGTAGCGACGGTCCGCGGATTTGGAATCACCAACTGATTCGGTATGCTGGATACGCGTCGGAAAATGGCGATATTATCGGTGATCCGGCGTCGGTGTCCTTCACGGAAGTCTGCGAAGGGCTCGGCTGGCGTGGCGCGCACACGGAATTCGACATTTTGCCACTCGTCATCCAAGAAAGCGCTGATGCCAAGCCAACCGTCATCGAAATCCCGTCCGAACTCGTGCTTGAAGTCCCAATCGCGCATCCCGATTTCCCGCAAGTCGCCGAGCTTGGCCTGCGCTGGTATGCCGTCCCAATTATCTCCGAAATGAAGCTCGAAATCGGCGGCATCACGTATCAAGCGGCACCGTTCAACGGTTGGTATATGGAAACCGAAATTGGCGCGCGGAATTTCGCGGATGAAGGGCGTTACAACAAGCTCGCCGCCGTCGCCGAAAAACTCGGACTAAACACGAAGCGTCTCGATTCACTATGGAAAGATCGCGCGTTAGTCGAGCTCAACGTCGCTGTCCTCGACTCCTATCACAAAGCCAAAGTCCAGATTGTCGATCACCACACAGCGGCTCGCCAATTCGGCCAATTCGAAACAAACGAGCAAGCCGCAGGGCGCGAAGTCACCGGCGAATGGGCATGGCTTATCCCGCCAGTCTCGCCAGCAACGACGCACATGTTCCATCAGCGCTACCCGAATAAAATCGTCAAACCGAACTTTTTCTATCAAGATGCGCCATTTGAACGCACCGAAATTACCCCAGTAAAACGTGGCGGCTGTCCATTTCATTGA
- a CDS encoding Crp/Fnr family transcriptional regulator, protein MSYAELFDKDVIQRQFNNDRLLQILLDDRTYKLKRTKNVLPKNEIILEENQMHDKLYFVESGICSGSKEKQLIYFFGPHEMLGMNSILHNEASILTVIAMTEVVVWEFSKQEVMMKLMYMQEGIFYLYQDIRAKNEDLLYKIKLQTEPAETRIIKSLMEIGRLYGEEDQNNIKLQKEFTRKIIANYSNVTVTTVYIICKQFVEAGLLAPSLQICINKSALKEIINII, encoded by the coding sequence ATGTCGTATGCAGAATTATTTGATAAAGATGTGATACAGCGCCAATTTAATAATGACCGCTTACTTCAAATCCTGTTAGATGATAGAACATATAAATTAAAACGAACGAAAAATGTTTTACCGAAAAATGAAATTATTCTTGAAGAAAATCAAATGCATGATAAGCTGTATTTTGTAGAGTCTGGTATTTGCAGCGGGTCGAAAGAAAAGCAGCTCATCTATTTTTTTGGACCACACGAGATGCTTGGAATGAACAGTATCTTGCATAATGAAGCTTCGATTTTGACAGTTATTGCGATGACAGAAGTAGTAGTTTGGGAATTTTCCAAACAAGAAGTGATGATGAAACTTATGTATATGCAAGAAGGGATTTTCTACTTGTATCAAGATATTAGGGCTAAAAATGAGGACCTCTTATACAAAATTAAATTGCAAACAGAACCAGCTGAAACACGAATAATCAAGAGTTTAATGGAAATAGGCAGATTATATGGAGAAGAAGATCAAAATAATATAAAGTTACAGAAAGAATTCACTAGAAAGATTATTGCGAATTATTCGAACGTAACAGTTACAACCGTGTATATCATTTGTAAACAATTTGTGGAAGCAGGATTACTAGCACCAAGTTTGCAAATTTGTATAAATAAATCAGCATTGAAGGAGATTATCAACATAATCTAA
- a CDS encoding DedA family protein has protein sequence MDIIQAMISFIIHIDQHLVEIINTFGIWTYVIIFLIIFVETGLVIFPFLPGDSLLFAAGALAVLPGSELNIIILLIVLWVAAVLGDTVNYHIGKKVGTSIPPDSWLGKFINQEKMDKAEAFFNKHGGKTIFIARFMPFIRTFAPFVAGASRMNYRYFLNYNLLGATVWVLLCTMAGYFFGNIPVVKENFSLVVLGIIFVSILPMIFSFVKSKMDSKKAK, from the coding sequence GTGGATATTATCCAGGCGATGATTAGTTTTATCATCCATATTGATCAACATCTAGTTGAAATTATCAATACATTTGGCATTTGGACGTATGTCATTATTTTCTTAATTATATTTGTAGAAACCGGACTCGTTATTTTCCCATTCTTGCCAGGAGATTCCTTACTGTTCGCAGCTGGCGCCTTGGCAGTGTTACCAGGCTCAGAGCTCAATATCATCATCCTGCTCATTGTTTTGTGGGTAGCCGCAGTACTTGGCGACACGGTCAACTACCATATCGGTAAAAAAGTCGGCACCTCGATCCCGCCAGATAGCTGGCTCGGCAAATTCATCAACCAAGAAAAAATGGACAAAGCAGAAGCATTCTTCAATAAACACGGCGGTAAAACAATTTTCATCGCGCGTTTCATGCCATTCATCCGTACTTTCGCGCCATTCGTAGCTGGTGCGAGTCGCATGAATTATCGTTATTTCTTGAATTATAACTTACTAGGCGCAACCGTTTGGGTACTACTTTGTACGATGGCCGGCTATTTCTTCGGGAATATCCCAGTCGTGAAAGAGAACTTCTCACTCGTTGTACTAGGTATTATTTTCGTATCGATCTTGCCGATGATTTTCTCGTTTGTTAAAAGTAAAATGGATAGCAAGAAAGCGAAATAA
- a CDS encoding Crp/Fnr family transcriptional regulator: MYSKDEIRSYATFSKILKLLKKDSHFNQYCTQHIIQKKTIIHSNSDLKYSYLVESGYIKYNYTSDGYTKNFHILSPGRLFNLPILLEEIPKKYTVTALTDVLWWQIDFDYIRKILITEDPKHYIMLNHLLESRYDLFLLTRRHSLSSEDSIYFSLLRCVKAGIRTKPNEAQLPAFLNYEMLAELSYTSKTYTSDVLKRLREEGILISSKKPWIVTDIKRLRELLGSNDWWDL; encoded by the coding sequence ATGTATAGTAAAGATGAAATACGTTCTTACGCAACTTTTTCCAAAATTTTAAAGCTATTGAAGAAGGATTCTCACTTTAATCAGTATTGTACACAACATATCATCCAAAAAAAAACCATTATTCACTCTAACAGTGATTTAAAATACAGCTATTTAGTGGAGAGTGGGTATATTAAATATAATTATACTAGTGATGGTTATACTAAGAATTTTCATATCTTATCTCCAGGCAGACTGTTTAACCTACCTATACTCTTAGAAGAAATTCCAAAAAAGTATACAGTTACCGCACTCACTGACGTTTTATGGTGGCAAATTGACTTTGATTACATCCGAAAAATCTTAATCACCGAGGATCCCAAGCATTATATTATGCTTAATCATTTATTAGAAAGTCGCTATGACCTCTTTTTATTGACTAGGAGGCATAGTCTTTCCTCCGAAGACAGTATTTATTTTTCGTTGCTTCGCTGTGTAAAAGCCGGTATTCGAACAAAGCCTAATGAAGCACAGTTACCCGCCTTTTTAAATTATGAGATGTTAGCTGAATTATCCTACACATCTAAAACCTATACCTCTGATGTATTGAAAAGATTAAGAGAAGAGGGGATTTTAATTTCTTCTAAAAAACCATGGATAGTTACCGACATTAAACGACTTCGAGAATTACTAGGCTCCAATGACTGGTGGGATTTATAG
- a CDS encoding immunoglobulin-like domain-containing protein, producing the protein MTKQKTMKKVAIALIAANVVASTFITTLPGMAFAAENKDQGTSVGTQAETKLLSGLKAGLGATIQNTNLLQNPNFVGQPVDNGITSWTTDGKGDNAYQGAYLKYNGSTYITYMDTTDSWNHFTPKSDGIEISHNRKIDNGYIAYIGQDVAVTKGQSYKLSTGYQYISGSKLENLEIRVINYNDNGTVQNLNTSDWVPVTSTTRTNYSKTVTATSSKIRVEFKVIGLGDAIGTEGTVKVFNSTFQNTDQTAPTAPTNTSDVYTNSTTVTGNAEANSTVSVQANGTEIGTAKADANGNYTVTIPKQAYNTPLQITAQDIAGNISDPATTNVKQAPIVTPTIEPLTSKNTTASGTGEPGSTLTFTANGINYTTTVAADGTWSVAIPKQAANTVVEANSVLNGVSSGKANATVTYEGPSTPVLDNVTNKSTKVTGTGTPGNTITLKVKDDDMTLTYTGLVDDFGDFSIPIDTPNAGAIVEAIAKDQDGVLSDKTTTTVLDAIAPDAPTVQGLTDTSTKVIGKGEANCDVTVTLPSGGTITGTTDADGNFSITIPKQAVGKDVSVALTDAAGNKGAATVVTVQADILANPTVNRVSNQDTKVTGTGVAGATVTVIANGKNYTGTVDANGNYEVAIPKLAAGLEVAVQQAKAGKTSGVVKTIVQDDRTPSAPSVNPVKDSDTKATGTGTPGDTITVKLPNGNTASGVVPANGTWSIDIPAQPAGSELDVTATGPNGKTSEPTEVTVAQSPTSGSLTTGDFTIGKDQYIVGTYTGDVKNFRVTIGSKVYTGGSIDPVKHTYTFYATDKAVEGPFTIAALDQYGNVLDTKTANMVKVSTRTPVAPTVNPVKDSDTKATGTGVAGDTITVKTPAGQTYTGVVPANGTWSINIPAQAAGTKLDVTATTPDNKVSPATTVTVAQTPQTGTLTAKDFTVGVDKNITGTFTGDVKNFRVTIGSTVYTGGSVNADGTYSFYALDKITAATSAQTYKIEALDKYGNVLNTKTANIIQNGGSVTPGTGTVTANAFVIHTDKNVTGTLSGDVKSIKLVYDGVTYSGGTISGNQFSFYALDKIVDKSKSARIDGYDANGNKIATSAIALSDSQDSSSTVGKGSVTANDFNVGVDKYITGAYTGDVVSIKVRVDGTTYTGGTLSAGQYNFYASDKITSTNQVVYVDGYDKNGNKIATSIVSVAKVLPATTGTITPTVFKIPADKTLTASYTGDVKSVAVTINGTKYTGGTVSNGTVSFYIGDKITSTSDVVKIEAIDAYARVLDTKNVVIQSSVVIPNTVTPAAFTIGSSYLTGTYSGNVKTVQVKINGTMYSGGTVADGNINFYIGNKVTSTSDSVIIYGYDANGTQVDMKTVTVLNPAKGVGTVTPAVYTTPGDTNLVGTYTGDVKSIIVTVNGTDYTGGTLDNGNFTFWMGTKVTSASDVVTIKGLDANKNIIDTKTVTVKAATPAIGTIAPASFSLKTSAVTGTYTGDAKAIRVTVNGTALAIGGTVTGGNFNYYVGMKNKITSKDDVVKVALIDKNGLVMDEQNLTIVD; encoded by the coding sequence ATGACAAAGCAAAAAACAATGAAAAAAGTGGCAATTGCACTAATTGCTGCGAATGTGGTGGCAAGTACGTTTATTACAACATTACCAGGAATGGCTTTTGCCGCAGAGAATAAGGATCAAGGAACAAGCGTTGGTACACAAGCCGAAACGAAATTACTGAGTGGATTGAAAGCTGGTTTAGGGGCTACGATTCAGAATACAAACTTGCTACAAAACCCTAATTTTGTAGGGCAACCAGTTGATAATGGCATTACCTCATGGACCACTGATGGGAAAGGTGACAATGCTTACCAAGGAGCTTACCTTAAATACAACGGTTCTACCTATATCACATATATGGATACCACTGACTCTTGGAATCACTTTACTCCAAAATCTGATGGAATAGAAATTTCTCATAATAGAAAGATAGATAATGGCTATATAGCATATATTGGGCAAGATGTTGCTGTAACAAAGGGACAATCCTATAAACTTTCAACTGGTTATCAATATATTTCTGGTAGCAAATTAGAAAATTTAGAAATTCGTGTTATTAACTATAATGATAACGGAACGGTTCAGAATCTAAATACTAGTGACTGGGTACCCGTTACTAGTACGACTCGAACTAATTATAGTAAAACGGTTACTGCGACCTCTTCGAAAATTCGTGTAGAATTTAAAGTGATAGGACTAGGAGATGCAATAGGAACTGAAGGAACAGTGAAAGTTTTCAATTCAACCTTCCAAAATACAGACCAAACAGCCCCAACAGCCCCAACAAATACAAGTGACGTGTATACTAATTCAACAACTGTAACAGGAAACGCAGAAGCGAATTCCACCGTATCTGTACAAGCAAACGGCACAGAAATTGGAACAGCGAAGGCAGACGCGAATGGCAATTATACGGTAACCATCCCAAAACAAGCCTATAATACACCACTACAAATTACAGCACAAGACATCGCAGGGAATATCAGCGATCCAGCGACAACAAACGTAAAACAAGCACCTATCGTAACACCAACCATCGAACCACTCACAAGCAAAAACACAACCGCATCTGGAACGGGTGAACCAGGTTCTACACTGACATTTACAGCGAATGGTATCAACTACACAACGACAGTTGCCGCAGATGGCACGTGGAGTGTAGCGATTCCAAAACAAGCCGCGAACACCGTTGTTGAAGCGAACTCTGTTTTGAATGGCGTATCCAGTGGGAAAGCAAACGCAACGGTAACTTACGAAGGTCCATCGACGCCCGTGTTAGATAACGTCACCAACAAATCAACAAAAGTAACAGGTACTGGAACTCCTGGGAATACAATCACTTTGAAAGTCAAAGATGATGATATGACGCTAACGTACACAGGACTAGTCGATGATTTCGGCGACTTCAGCATTCCCATTGACACACCAAATGCAGGTGCAATTGTCGAAGCCATTGCCAAAGATCAAGACGGCGTGTTAAGCGATAAAACAACAACCACCGTACTGGATGCCATCGCACCAGACGCACCAACGGTCCAAGGGTTGACAGATACGTCAACGAAAGTTATCGGAAAAGGCGAGGCAAACTGTGATGTGACAGTGACCCTACCATCTGGTGGAACGATTACAGGCACAACCGATGCCGACGGTAATTTCAGCATCACGATTCCAAAACAAGCGGTTGGAAAAGACGTATCCGTTGCCCTAACAGATGCAGCTGGAAATAAAGGTGCCGCAACTGTTGTAACGGTACAAGCGGACATTCTAGCGAATCCAACGGTGAATCGCGTATCCAACCAAGATACAAAAGTAACCGGTACAGGTGTCGCAGGCGCAACAGTGACTGTAATAGCCAATGGCAAAAACTACACAGGTACCGTGGATGCGAATGGTAACTACGAAGTAGCGATACCAAAATTAGCAGCAGGCCTAGAAGTAGCGGTTCAACAAGCCAAAGCAGGCAAAACAAGCGGTGTTGTGAAAACGATCGTCCAAGATGATCGCACACCAAGCGCACCAAGCGTGAATCCTGTCAAAGATTCGGATACAAAAGCAACAGGAACTGGTACACCTGGAGACACGATTACCGTGAAATTACCAAATGGCAATACAGCATCTGGCGTGGTACCAGCAAACGGTACGTGGTCGATTGATATCCCAGCCCAACCAGCCGGTTCAGAACTAGATGTAACCGCAACAGGACCAAATGGCAAGACAAGTGAACCAACCGAAGTAACCGTAGCCCAATCACCAACAAGCGGTTCGTTAACAACTGGCGACTTCACCATCGGCAAAGACCAATACATCGTTGGAACATACACAGGCGACGTGAAAAACTTCCGCGTAACGATCGGATCTAAAGTGTACACAGGCGGATCTATTGACCCAGTCAAACATACGTATACTTTCTACGCAACGGACAAAGCTGTCGAAGGACCATTCACGATCGCAGCCTTAGATCAATACGGCAACGTTCTAGACACCAAAACAGCGAACATGGTCAAAGTTTCCACACGGACACCAGTCGCACCAACGGTGAATCCAGTCAAAGATTCCGATACAAAAGCAACAGGAACAGGCGTAGCAGGCGACACGATTACTGTGAAAACACCAGCTGGCCAAACCTACACAGGCGTGGTACCAGCCAACGGCACTTGGTCAATCAACATTCCAGCCCAAGCAGCTGGTACAAAACTAGACGTAACAGCAACCACACCAGACAATAAAGTCAGCCCAGCAACAACAGTCACCGTCGCCCAAACACCACAAACAGGCACATTAACAGCGAAGGACTTCACAGTGGGCGTGGATAAAAACATCACGGGAACCTTCACAGGCGACGTGAAAAACTTCCGCGTGACGATTGGTTCTACGGTTTACACAGGCGGTTCTGTCAACGCAGATGGCACGTATAGCTTCTATGCCTTAGACAAAATCACAGCCGCAACAAGCGCACAGACTTATAAAATTGAAGCCCTAGACAAATACGGCAATGTACTCAACACAAAAACAGCTAATATTATCCAAAATGGTGGCAGTGTAACACCAGGAACAGGCACAGTAACCGCAAACGCGTTCGTCATCCACACGGATAAAAACGTCACAGGAACTCTATCCGGCGATGTGAAATCCATCAAACTCGTCTACGATGGCGTCACGTACAGTGGTGGTACGATCTCTGGTAACCAATTCAGCTTCTATGCCCTAGATAAAATTGTCGACAAATCTAAATCTGCACGTATCGATGGCTACGATGCGAACGGCAACAAAATCGCAACAAGCGCGATCGCCCTATCAGACAGCCAAGATTCAAGCTCCACTGTAGGTAAAGGATCAGTGACAGCGAACGATTTCAACGTCGGCGTTGATAAATACATCACAGGTGCTTACACAGGCGACGTTGTATCCATCAAAGTACGCGTCGATGGTACAACTTACACAGGAGGCACACTAAGCGCGGGTCAATATAACTTTTACGCTAGCGACAAAATCACAAGCACAAATCAAGTAGTTTATGTTGACGGCTACGACAAAAACGGTAACAAAATTGCAACATCCATCGTAAGTGTAGCAAAAGTACTGCCAGCAACAACAGGAACCATCACACCAACGGTATTTAAAATTCCAGCAGATAAAACCCTAACAGCGAGCTATACAGGTGATGTGAAATCAGTAGCCGTAACAATCAACGGCACGAAATATACAGGCGGAACCGTAAGCAACGGCACAGTCAGCTTCTACATCGGCGACAAAATCACATCCACAAGTGACGTGGTTAAAATCGAAGCTATTGACGCATACGCTCGTGTCCTAGATACAAAAAATGTAGTCATCCAAAGCTCCGTTGTGATTCCAAATACAGTCACACCAGCAGCCTTCACAATCGGCAGCAGCTATTTGACAGGCACGTACTCTGGTAATGTGAAAACAGTCCAAGTGAAAATCAATGGCACTATGTATTCTGGCGGAACAGTAGCTGACGGTAACATCAATTTCTACATCGGAAACAAAGTAACGTCGACATCAGACAGCGTCATCATCTACGGTTACGATGCAAATGGCACACAAGTAGACATGAAAACAGTCACTGTACTCAATCCAGCAAAAGGTGTAGGAACAGTCACACCAGCCGTTTACACAACACCAGGCGACACAAACCTTGTAGGAACGTACACAGGCGATGTGAAATCCATCATCGTAACGGTCAACGGCACGGACTACACAGGCGGAACACTGGACAACGGTAATTTCACGTTCTGGATGGGCACCAAAGTAACCTCCGCATCGGACGTAGTAACCATCAAAGGTTTAGACGCCAACAAAAACATCATCGACACCAAAACAGTCACCGTGAAAGCCGCAACACCAGCCATAGGAACGATTGCACCAGCAAGTTTCTCCCTAAAAACAAGCGCGGTAACAGGCACATACACAGGTGATGCGAAAGCGATTCGCGTGACAGTCAATGGCACAGCATTAGCCATCGGTGGAACCGTTACAGGTGGCAACTTCAACTATTACGTGGGCATGAAAAATAAAATCACATCGAAAGATGATGTTGTCAAAGTGGCACTTATCGACAAAAATGGACTTGTGATGGACGAACAAAACCTAACTATCGTAGACTAA